The Taeniopygia guttata chromosome 6, bTaeGut7.mat, whole genome shotgun sequence genome contains a region encoding:
- the CCNJ gene encoding cyclin-J: MELEAQWWTGQLAADIHQALRYKELKLPSYKGQSPQLHLRRYFADLIAIVSNRFRLCPAARHLAVYLLDLFMDRYDISTQQLHVVALSCLLLASKFEEKEDSVPKLEQLNSLGCMTNMNLVLTKQNLLHMELLLLETFQWNLCLPTAAHFIDYYLSIAVHETDLHDGWPMVCLEKTKLYMAKYADYFLEVSLQDHEFLNYAPSLVATACVASSRIILRLSPTWPTRLHHLTAYSWEFLVPCIERLLIAHDNDVKEANKQKGQQAQSAQHAVFQPPAPSAQQANAQQHVPQYLQAHQSSLQYHHPASQQQSCQQILSSTHTASYPLQTCPAALQTSAQARGHIQGAAMSLAVPLEVKPCISVSYNRTYQVNGRYSCITPCFER, encoded by the exons aTGGAGCTGGAGGCGCAGTGGTGGACAGGACAGCTGGCGGCCGATATCCACCAAGCGCTGCGATACAAG GAGCTGAAGCTGCCCTCTTACAAAGGCCAGTCTCCCCAGTTACACCTGAGAAGATACTTTGCAGACCTGATTGCCATTGTGAGCAACCGGTTcaggctctgtcctgctgcacGCCACCTGGCTGTGTACCTGCTGGACCTCTTCATGGACCGCTATGACATATCCACACAGCAACTGCACGTGGTTGCTCTGTCCTGTTTACTTTTAGCAA GtaaatttgaagaaaaggaagacagTGTTCCCAAACTTGAACAGCTGAACAGCCTGGGTTGTATGACTAACATGAATTTGGTACTAACAAAACAGAACTTGCTTCATATGGAGTTGTTGTTGCTAGAAACATTTCAGTGGAATTTGTGCCTCCCTACTGCTGCTCATTTCATCGACTATTATCTTTCTATTGCTGTCCATGAGACTGATCTTCATGATGGCTGGCCAATGGTTTGCTTAGAGAAGACTAAGTTATATATGGCAAAATACGCTGATTACTTTCTGGAAGTATCATTGCAAG atcatgaatttttaaattatgcccCTTCTTTAGTTGCTACTGCATGTGTAGCTTCTTCAAGGATTATCTTGCGTCTCTCACCCACATGGCCTACACGGCTGCATCACCTGACTGCCTACTCCTGGGAGTTCCTGGTGCCATGTATTGAGCGACTCTTAAT TGCGCATGATAACGATGTGAAGGAAGCGAACAAGCAGAAAGGACAACAGGCTCAGTCTGCCCAGCATGCTGTGTTTCAGCCCCCAGCTCCAAGTGCCCAGCAGGCCAATGCTCAGCAGCACGTACCACAGTACCTGCAGGCTCATCAGTCTTCCCTGCAGTACCACCACCCAGCAtcacagcagcaaagctgcCAGCAGATATTATCATCCACTCACACAGCCTCTTACCCACTCCAGACTTGCCCTGCTGCCTTACAGACCAGTGCTCAGGCTCGAGGCCACATCCAAGGTGCTGCCATGTCGCTGGCTGTGCCACTGGAAGTGAAGCCATGTATAAGTGTCTCCTACAACCGGACGTACCAAGTGAATGGAAGATACTCCTGTATTACTCCCTGCTTTGAGAGGTGA